From the genome of Ptychodera flava strain L36383 chromosome 22, AS_Pfla_20210202, whole genome shotgun sequence, one region includes:
- the LOC139123017 gene encoding carbohydrate sulfotransferase 1-like isoform X1 — MVLTARYPNFCKIRRRMKKFALGVLFVFMAVFNIMVYNGYQVIYTASQQPRLSDISTAESKRSLQDVGETWKSVDNGIVNRQPGLRIILVGAFRTGSTFIGEMLNQNPSIFYMFEPLRLVHDIVHGNLISKDLENSTKFELIENLFNCRFPTYYVHHLRHWEYAVYESREIKRTCRSNGGCGQTTAEDFSDSCKSREIVAMKVIRLDSLELLKPLVVEQGMNLKIIHLVRDPRGVANSRKTLYRSWENRSIDKLGLTDSLKQYCQWMADLTYFSSNLPEWMKGRYKILRYEDAAMEPLQTAKAIYRYLGLPFSKSVRLWLGRNTKQDALTTNNMNTKRNSTAASQAWRTRLAFRDVKIIQSFCSKQMKSVGYQIIDSENEMRNLAINILSG, encoded by the coding sequence ATTTTTGTAAGATTCGGAGAAGGATGAAAAAGTTTGCTCTCGGCGTCCTGTTTGTTTTCATGGCTGTTTTCAATATCATGGTTTACAACGGTTATCAGGTCATTTATACAGCATCTCAACAACCTAGACTGAGTGACATTTCCACCGCCGAAAGCAAACGTTCGCTTCAAGATGTGGGCGAAACTTGGAAGTCCGTTGATAATGGCATCGTCAATAGACAACCCGGACTGCGTATTATTCTTGTCGGCGCTTTTCGGACAGGTTCGACATTCATCGGCGAGATGTTGAATCAAAACCCCTCTATCTTTTATATGTTCGAGCCTCTGAGGCTCGTCCACGACATTGTGCACGGAAACTTGATTAGTAAGGATCTAGAAAACTCAACAAAGTTTGAACTAATCGAGAACTTGTTCAACTGTCGGTTCCCAACTTACTACGTCCATCACCTGCGACACTGGGAGTATGCGGTGTACGAAAGCCGGGAAATAAAACGGACGTGTCGCTCGAATGGCGGCTGTGGTCAAACTACGGCAGAAGATTTCTCCGATAGCTGTAAATCTCGCGAGATTGTCGCCATGAAAGTGATACGATTAGATAGTTTGGAGCTTTTGAAGCCGCTGGTCGTGGAGCAAGGAATGAACCTGAAAATCATTCACCTCGTTCGAGACCCTAGAGGGGTAGCAAACTCCAGAAAGACTTTGTACAGGAGCTGGGAGAACAGATCGATCGACAAGCTTGGCTTGACGGACAGTTTGAAACAGTACTGCCAGTGGATGGCGGACCTCACGTACTTTAGCTCCAACTTACCGGAGTGGATGAAAGGCCGCTACAAAATACTGCGGTACGAGGATGCAGCCATGGAACCACTCCAGACCGCAAAAGCGATTTACCGGTACCTCGGCTTGCCCTTTTCCAAGTCAGTCCGACTCTGGCTCGGTAGGAACACAAAGCAAGACGCCCTCACGACGAACAATATGAACACGAAAAGAAACTCAACCGCTGCTTCACAAGCGTGGCGAACGAGGCTGGCATTCAGAGACGTCAAAATAATACAATCTTTCTGCTCTAAGCAGATGAAATCCGTAGGGTATCAGATCATAGACAGTGAAAATGAGATGAGAAATCTTGCCATCAATATCCTTTCAGGATAA
- the LOC139123017 gene encoding carbohydrate sulfotransferase 1-like isoform X2 — protein sequence MKKFALGVLFVFMAVFNIMVYNGYQVIYTASQQPRLSDISTAESKRSLQDVGETWKSVDNGIVNRQPGLRIILVGAFRTGSTFIGEMLNQNPSIFYMFEPLRLVHDIVHGNLISKDLENSTKFELIENLFNCRFPTYYVHHLRHWEYAVYESREIKRTCRSNGGCGQTTAEDFSDSCKSREIVAMKVIRLDSLELLKPLVVEQGMNLKIIHLVRDPRGVANSRKTLYRSWENRSIDKLGLTDSLKQYCQWMADLTYFSSNLPEWMKGRYKILRYEDAAMEPLQTAKAIYRYLGLPFSKSVRLWLGRNTKQDALTTNNMNTKRNSTAASQAWRTRLAFRDVKIIQSFCSKQMKSVGYQIIDSENEMRNLAINILSG from the coding sequence ATGAAAAAGTTTGCTCTCGGCGTCCTGTTTGTTTTCATGGCTGTTTTCAATATCATGGTTTACAACGGTTATCAGGTCATTTATACAGCATCTCAACAACCTAGACTGAGTGACATTTCCACCGCCGAAAGCAAACGTTCGCTTCAAGATGTGGGCGAAACTTGGAAGTCCGTTGATAATGGCATCGTCAATAGACAACCCGGACTGCGTATTATTCTTGTCGGCGCTTTTCGGACAGGTTCGACATTCATCGGCGAGATGTTGAATCAAAACCCCTCTATCTTTTATATGTTCGAGCCTCTGAGGCTCGTCCACGACATTGTGCACGGAAACTTGATTAGTAAGGATCTAGAAAACTCAACAAAGTTTGAACTAATCGAGAACTTGTTCAACTGTCGGTTCCCAACTTACTACGTCCATCACCTGCGACACTGGGAGTATGCGGTGTACGAAAGCCGGGAAATAAAACGGACGTGTCGCTCGAATGGCGGCTGTGGTCAAACTACGGCAGAAGATTTCTCCGATAGCTGTAAATCTCGCGAGATTGTCGCCATGAAAGTGATACGATTAGATAGTTTGGAGCTTTTGAAGCCGCTGGTCGTGGAGCAAGGAATGAACCTGAAAATCATTCACCTCGTTCGAGACCCTAGAGGGGTAGCAAACTCCAGAAAGACTTTGTACAGGAGCTGGGAGAACAGATCGATCGACAAGCTTGGCTTGACGGACAGTTTGAAACAGTACTGCCAGTGGATGGCGGACCTCACGTACTTTAGCTCCAACTTACCGGAGTGGATGAAAGGCCGCTACAAAATACTGCGGTACGAGGATGCAGCCATGGAACCACTCCAGACCGCAAAAGCGATTTACCGGTACCTCGGCTTGCCCTTTTCCAAGTCAGTCCGACTCTGGCTCGGTAGGAACACAAAGCAAGACGCCCTCACGACGAACAATATGAACACGAAAAGAAACTCAACCGCTGCTTCACAAGCGTGGCGAACGAGGCTGGCATTCAGAGACGTCAAAATAATACAATCTTTCTGCTCTAAGCAGATGAAATCCGTAGGGTATCAGATCATAGACAGTGAAAATGAGATGAGAAATCTTGCCATCAATATCCTTTCAGGATAA